TTTCCCAACTTTCCGATAAAGGGTTCCTCTGCAATGGTTGACAGACCTGAAAAACAGCACCAACATATTGACATATGTTTAAATTAATAAAACTAGTAAAGTTCATGACTTTAATTCATTAATTTAAAAGCAATTGCAGTATTGCAGAGAGTTCGTACAGCAGCGCTGATGAATCAGGTATGCTTACCCTGCAGCCTGAAACTCTTGTTCTCCATTATCACCCTCATAATTTCCTCATTCCCCTGTTCGACGTCGTTCCCGCTCTCGCCAGATTCTTGTCCTTTGCACTCCTTGCGGGCACCGATCTTTGATTGAGCGGCGGAGAAGAGCCACGTGGCGTCCATCTGCTTGCTGATCATACGCGCCGCGTAGTACGGAATCTTCACGCGCTTCTGGGTCGTCGTCGGCGCGGGCGTCGTATTCTGCTTCAGGCAGCCATTGACGAACATTATGCAGTCCATTAAGCTCTCTTTGGCCAACCCTTTCATGTCGTAAGCCTGCGATCTTCTCCACAGGCTTTTTCCGTGGGAATTTGCGGGGTTGCACAGACACAGAGCTCGAGTTGCGTCTCTAATGGCGGAATCCGGGTCTCTCAGCGCTAAATGGCACTGAGCCCTGTTGCTGTAGAGAACCGTTCTCTCTTCCCTCATCGTTAGTGGGCAAAGTTCCAATGCCTCCGAATACTTCGCTACGGCTTCCTCTACCTCCCCTGACCAAAACATTTGGTTCCCCTGTTTTTTTAGCAGCCCCCCCAGCACCATTCTCTCCCGAATCTTCTCTTCTGACAACATTTTCTCCCTCTTTCTCCTCCCAACCTTCAATTCCCATATTTCTTCTAAAGCTTTTTCTACTCTCTTGTTCTTCGATTTTGGTTTTCCGTTCTTATAATCCGAAAGGAATGTTCTTGCTATCGTGTCTCCTAAATGTGCTCTGTCCCCGAGGCTCTTAAGTTCAATCAAATCCACAAGGAACGGGGCGACAATCTCAATAACTCTGCTCCTCGTACCTAGGTCTTTGAGAAGTAGCAGAAGACAATCGATGCCCATATACTGCCAATCATCACAAGATCTCGAGAGATTACAGAGTTTTTCAACAACTTGCTCTGCTTCTGCTACGCATTTTCTCCCAATTTCACTGTAACAAAGGATTCTGATTAGCCCAACCCCGGCCGGCGAGGAGTGGTTCACCAATCCCCCCCACATCTCACCCAATTCCGGCAAAAAATTTCGCCGGCAAATGATACCCAAAGCCCTCCCCTTGCAGGCGAAGCAATTGAGAAGATACAGAGACCAGCACTGAAGCTGGCTCGCCCATTCCTCTGCTTTCCTGTCCTCCATTTCCACTCCCCCAATTCCTCTCGTGAGCAAGTCACTGTGATACGTCACCCTCTTCTTCAAATCCTTCACTCCCACAAACTCAACGTACACAGCCTCAAGGCAGGTTGAAGCCACTTCCATGGCTAATTTCACCACCTCCTCTTCGTGCGCCGCCACGGCTTCGAAGGTCTGCTCGTAGCTGGCGAGGTGTCCAAGGGCTCGGACGGCGACCCTTTGCTCGACCCAGCTGATTTTTCCCCTCGCGAGCTCTAACAACGGCGGAATCACTCCTTCGTCCACCGCTTTTGCGGCGAACTCCGCCCTGTTCATGGTGTAGGAGCCGATGACGTGGGCGGCGTAGTAGGGGATGTAGACGTTCTGGTGGCGGAGGAGCCAGTGTCGGTCAGCGACGCCGCGGCGGATCAAATTGGCCATGGATTGGAAGACACCGAGAGAGGGGAACTCGGGGTCGTCGGGATGGGTCATGGCGATGTTCCAGAGGCCGCTGAGGACTAGAACGTGTTCTTGGTCGTCTCTGAGAGGGAGTTGTTTGAAGCAGTTGGCGATTCCTGCTCTGCGGAGGGGCGGCTCTGGTTCATTCATGGTGCAGAAGAAACAATAGGGATTGGGGCACGTTTGGTTCGCGGCTGCTGTGGTGGTGCCGGTGGTGGTGCTTGTGGCGGCGGCGGCGGTCGTCGTTTTGTCTTTTTTCTTGTGGGAACCCATGGCGGAGTAACCAAGCGAGGAAGATTGGGCGTAGAGTTTTGAATCTGCGGAGGGTTTTAGGCTGCGTGGTTTGGAAGATACGGAACCGTTAGAACAGACGCAGATAGGCCACTTGTGGGCAGTGGGCCTGTGGCGTAACgttatttatattatcattcccCAATTTTTATATTTGAGAAGAGATTTAGGTGTCGAATTAATTTGTTTGTATAAGTTTAAATTTAAGGGATGAAATTCAAGTTTCCAAATATGAGATAAATTCCTATTAACTAATTTTTGTTATCTTCATTTAAAGTTTTAGATGCACTTGTATAGAAGTACTTTCATGAAAATGTGATAATTTTAGGGCTTGCTATGCTaagtaaaattatttttattttatgttttatttctGTACGGTAAAGAAACTTTATTTATGTTatcaattttctaattttattgtCTACTTTTAATTATTTGCACAAAAATTCAAAGTCacattttatggttttcaattattttgacaatttattgtttgaaattttaatatttagaaactattttttattaaatcatttattttatacacttttaaataaaaataaaaataaaaataaaatgaccatatgaatttaaatataattaaaataaaaaataaatataaattaaaaaaattgataaagtcaattacaaaatatttttactaatttaatgtgtattattttaccatttatgttaatcatatttttataat
The sequence above is a segment of the Malania oleifera isolate guangnan ecotype guangnan chromosome 8, ASM2987363v1, whole genome shotgun sequence genome. Coding sequences within it:
- the LOC131162408 gene encoding uncharacterized protein LOC131162408, with translation MGSHKKKDKTTTAAAATSTTTGTTTAAANQTCPNPYCFFCTMNEPEPPLRRAGIANCFKQLPLRDDQEHVLVLSGLWNIAMTHPDDPEFPSLGVFQSMANLIRRGVADRHWLLRHQNVYIPYYAAHVIGSYTMNRAEFAAKAVDEGVIPPLLELARGKISWVEQRVAVRALGHLASYEQTFEAVAAHEEEVVKLAMEVASTCLEAVYVEFVGVKDLKKRVTYHSDLLTRGIGGVEMEDRKAEEWASQLQCWSLYLLNCFACKGRALGIICRRNFLPELGEMWGGLVNHSSPAGVGLIRILCYSEIGRKCVAEAEQVVEKLCNLSRSCDDWQYMGIDCLLLLLKDLGTRSRVIEIVAPFLVDLIELKSLGDRAHLGDTIARTFLSDYKNGKPKSKNKRVEKALEEIWELKVGRRKREKMLSEEKIRERMVLGGLLKKQGNQMFWSGEVEEAVAKYSEALELCPLTMREERTVLYSNRAQCHLALRDPDSAIRDATRALCLCNPANSHGKSLWRRSQAYDMKGLAKESLMDCIMFVNGCLKQNTTPAPTTTQKRVKIPYYAARMISKQMDATWLFSAAQSKIGARKECKGQESGESGNDVEQGNEEIMRVIMENKSFRLQGLSTIAEEPFIGKLGKAAGKKRREKIGSCRMCFNHEHDGRVMAI